From the genome of Perca flavescens isolate YP-PL-M2 chromosome 1, PFLA_1.0, whole genome shotgun sequence, one region includes:
- the LOC114555142 gene encoding uncharacterized protein LOC114555142 — MASSRRYKEKISLVGVDPYQIDPLALSKDPSLLPAVTYPDIYNYLVHTVSAYSSQELKAFKSLESYNYFISGKVGNLLIFVPPTTSSNIVVIAEVKHSQKLSAPPLRPWVTAQKDGIILAAHCTCMAGLGETCSHVGAVLFAIKAAVLLRESQTVTEKPAYWLLPSGQPKEKYLEVENIDFHSKAIIKNRLDTTFSEGKPIQYKDKPKLPDVSEPTDAEIATFLGELHATGDKPVLLSVIKDYAEFCAPVSNTDTGQPLRELFDEQCISMTSEQLLLHCSTIAINISQRQADTIEQQTREQSKSKAWYRFRAGRITASRMKAACSTPPENPSQSLIKNMCYPLSAGFTSTVKQPLGGVIMNNRH, encoded by the exons ATGGCTTCATCTCGTCGatataaagagaaaataagCTTGGTTGGTGTGGACCCATATCAAATAGACCCATTAGCTTTAAGTAAAGATCCGTCCTTATTGCCAGCCGTAACCTATCCGGATATTTATAATTATCTCGTGCATACAGTATCCGCATACTCTTCGCAGGAGCTGAAAGCCTTCAAGTCACTTGAGTCATATAACTACTTCATCTCTGGCAAAGTCGGCAACCTTCTTATTTTTGTTCCACCAACGACATCGTCAAACATTGTCGTGATCGCAGAG gTTAAACACAGTCAGAAGTTAAGTGCCCCACCTCTGCGCCCATGGGTTACTGCCCAGAAGGATGGCATTATCTTGGCTGCACACTGCACCTGCATGGCAGGATTAGGCGAGACATGTAGCCATGTTGGAGCAGTTCTTTTTGCCATCAAGGCAGCTGTTTTGCTCCGTGAGTCCCAAACTGTGACAGAAAAACCTGCATATTGGTTACTTCCAAGTGGACAACCAAAGGAAAAGTACCTTGAAGTAGAAAACATTGACTTTCACTCAAAAGCTATAATCAAAAACAGACTGGACACAACATTTTCAGAAGGGAAACCAATACAATACAAGGACAAACCAAAGCTACCTGATGTGTCAGAGCCAACAGATGCTGAGATCGCTACTTTCCTGGGAGAGCTGCATGCTACAGGTGATAAACCAGTCTTGCTGTCTGTCATAAAAGACTATGCAGAGTTCTGTGCTCCAGTGTCGAATACCGATACTGGCCAGCCCCTACGTGAGCTATTTGATGAACAGTGCATTTCTATGACAAGCGAACAGTTACTCTTACACTGTAGTACCATTGCAATTAACATTTCTCAAAGGCAAGCTGACACAATAGAACAGCAGACAAGAGAACAGTCTAAAAGTAAAGCCTGGTATAGATTTAGGGCTGGCAGAATTACAGCCTCACGCATGAAAGCTGCTTGCTCCACACCACCTGAGAATCCATCACAAAGCCTCATCAAAAATATGTGTTACCCTCTAAGCGCAGGCTTTACAAGTACTGTAAAGCAACCACTTGGGGGTGTGATCATGAACAACAGACACTAA